A single region of the Legionella oakridgensis ATCC 33761 = DSM 21215 genome encodes:
- a CDS encoding benzoate/H(+) symporter BenE family transporter, translating into MFKYFSLPNLIAGFVGVMVGFTSSAVLIFQAAATVGATQAEISSWLLALSLCIAVTCIGLSLRYHLPILTGWSTPGAALLVTSLSGVSMPEAIGAFIFSAVLTLISGFTGLFEKIMSHIPHSLASAMLAGILLHFGMNVFTSMQHQFSLVIIMFIAYLIGKRLFPRYVIFLVFILGIITAWTQNLFHLNHFHFALSTPIFITPVFSPAILISIGLPLFIVTMTSQNIPGVAVLKANNYEPPVSSLITWIGLASLLLAPFGCYAINLAAITAAICTGKEADNNPATRYKATIFAGLCWLVIGLFGATVVTLFATFPQEFILTIAGLALFATIGNSLKTALEEESQREPALITMLVSASGMSLYGIGSAFWGLIAGVLSLALLNWHKKDPLAISAHLQKN; encoded by the coding sequence ATGTTTAAATATTTTTCACTTCCCAACCTGATTGCAGGATTTGTTGGCGTTATGGTAGGATTTACCAGTTCCGCCGTATTGATCTTTCAAGCCGCGGCAACTGTCGGCGCCACACAAGCAGAAATAAGTTCATGGCTTCTTGCGTTGAGCCTATGTATTGCCGTTACCTGCATTGGATTGTCACTTCGTTACCATTTGCCTATTTTAACCGGTTGGTCCACCCCTGGAGCTGCCTTGCTAGTTACCAGTTTATCAGGCGTATCTATGCCGGAAGCCATTGGTGCCTTTATTTTTTCAGCCGTATTGACACTTATTTCGGGATTTACTGGTTTATTCGAAAAAATCATGTCTCATATACCGCACTCACTGGCCTCCGCCATGCTGGCTGGTATTCTTCTTCATTTTGGCATGAATGTCTTTACCTCCATGCAGCATCAATTTTCTTTGGTAATCATCATGTTTATCGCCTATTTAATAGGAAAACGTTTATTCCCTCGTTACGTCATTTTTTTGGTTTTCATACTAGGAATTATTACAGCTTGGACACAAAATTTATTTCATTTAAACCATTTCCATTTTGCTTTATCCACTCCTATCTTCATCACACCAGTATTTTCCCCTGCAATACTTATTAGTATTGGCCTGCCTCTTTTTATAGTCACCATGACTTCACAAAACATTCCTGGTGTGGCTGTACTAAAAGCTAATAATTATGAACCACCGGTTTCATCATTAATCACCTGGATAGGATTAGCAAGTCTTCTTTTAGCGCCTTTTGGATGTTATGCAATTAATCTGGCAGCGATTACCGCAGCCATTTGTACAGGAAAAGAGGCCGATAATAATCCTGCCACTCGCTACAAAGCGACGATATTTGCAGGACTTTGCTGGTTAGTTATCGGTTTATTTGGTGCTACCGTCGTTACCTTGTTTGCTACTTTTCCACAGGAATTCATTTTAACAATCGCTGGACTTGCACTGTTTGCCACCATTGGCAATAGCCTAAAAACAGCACTGGAAGAAGAATCTCAACGGGAACCCGCGCTCATTACCATGCTGGTTTCTGCTTCAGGCATGTCTTTATATGGTATAGGGTCGGCATTTTGGGGATTAATCGCTGGAGTTTTATCTTTAGCATTATTAAACTGGCACAAAAAAGATCCCTTGGCCATCAGCGCACACCTACAAAAAAATTGA
- the rsgA gene encoding small ribosomal subunit biogenesis GTPase RsgA — protein sequence MSKRRVSKQQSTRIEKKQTSYRQPLEDNKTTVDGLVITRFGSHALIKNDEGACIHCSIRPAIDSLVAGDRVVWLPEGEAQGVVVSRYPRHSVLGRPDKRGIIKPIAANITQIMVVVAPKPQISWSLLDSYLVMAEHLNLKTCIILNKIDLPCTNLAERLQQQYQPLGYSILFTSPERKNSYQELQKALHDETSVFVGQSGVGKSSLIAKILPFESNIQTGDISIISELGRHTTSNSCFYELPTGGALIDSPGVREFGLWHMPATEIAKGYREFKPYLSSCKFRNCDHLNTPGCALSNAIKEGVITRDRYENYVKISKQFAS from the coding sequence ATGAGTAAACGTCGAGTCAGTAAACAACAATCAACCCGTATCGAGAAAAAACAAACATCCTATCGGCAGCCGTTAGAGGATAATAAAACAACCGTCGATGGATTGGTTATTACTCGTTTTGGTTCCCATGCCCTCATTAAAAATGATGAGGGAGCCTGTATTCATTGTTCAATCCGACCTGCCATTGATTCTCTGGTTGCAGGAGATCGTGTCGTATGGCTACCAGAAGGTGAAGCACAAGGCGTTGTTGTCAGCCGCTATCCGCGGCATAGCGTGCTTGGACGTCCTGATAAACGAGGGATTATTAAACCAATTGCCGCTAATATTACTCAAATCATGGTGGTGGTTGCCCCCAAACCGCAAATTTCCTGGTCATTATTAGACAGCTATCTTGTCATGGCCGAGCATTTAAATTTAAAAACATGCATTATATTAAACAAAATCGATTTACCCTGTACAAACCTGGCAGAGCGCTTGCAGCAACAATATCAACCCTTGGGATATTCCATTTTATTTACTTCCCCAGAACGCAAGAACAGCTATCAGGAACTGCAGAAAGCGCTTCATGATGAAACCAGTGTTTTCGTAGGACAATCTGGGGTTGGAAAGTCATCCTTGATTGCAAAAATCTTGCCTTTTGAATCCAATATACAAACTGGTGATATTTCTATCATAAGTGAGCTAGGGCGTCATACAACCAGTAATTCCTGTTTTTATGAATTACCAACAGGTGGTGCATTAATTGACTCACCCGGCGTGCGTGAATTCGGTTTATGGCATATGCCGGCAACCGAAATTGCAAAAGGCTACCGAGAATTTAAACCCTATTTATCCTCATGCAAATTTCGCAATTGTGATCACTTAAACACGCCAGGTTGTGCGTTATCTAATGCCATAAAAGAAGGGGTAATAACACGTGATCGTTATGAGAACTATGTTAAGATCAGTAAACAATTTGCAAGCTGA
- a CDS encoding multifunctional CCA addition/repair protein, translating to MKVYLVGGAVRDQLLGFPIKERDWVVVGATPDELIHQGYQQVGRDFPVFLHPKTGEEYALARTERKRAPGYYGFTCVYDTNVTLEEDLARRDLTMNAMAMDAQGQLIDPYHGQKDLKDKILRHVSPAFVEDPVRVLRVARFAARFHHLGFKLADETQTLMYSMVKNGELDHLVAERVWQEWQRSLQEKNPDVFITVLRSCGALRVILPELDVLFGIPNWRRYHAEVDSGVHSLLVLRAAASLSQDPEIRFAALMHDLGKGNTPMAIWPAQYGHEKRGQEIIKALCQRLRVPVDYRKFAVMVCRHHLNIHRFAKLRANTIVAILERTDAFRRPQLFQKLLIVCEADAKGKGKESSQYPEAVRWQEVLTECMKIEAKSLIAEGYRGEAIKSALHERRVNQVKLMLGLESGKA from the coding sequence ATGAAAGTCTATTTAGTAGGTGGGGCAGTACGTGATCAATTGTTGGGATTCCCGATTAAAGAACGCGATTGGGTTGTTGTTGGTGCAACCCCAGATGAATTAATCCATCAAGGTTATCAACAGGTTGGCCGTGACTTCCCAGTCTTTCTTCATCCTAAAACCGGAGAAGAATATGCATTAGCTCGTACGGAGCGTAAACGTGCGCCTGGCTATTATGGATTTACTTGTGTTTACGATACTAATGTTACATTGGAAGAAGATTTGGCTCGTCGAGATTTAACCATGAATGCTATGGCTATGGATGCACAGGGACAATTGATTGACCCGTATCATGGCCAAAAAGATTTAAAAGACAAGATATTACGTCATGTATCGCCGGCATTTGTGGAAGATCCTGTGAGGGTTCTAAGAGTTGCACGTTTTGCGGCGCGATTTCATCATTTGGGTTTTAAGCTTGCTGATGAAACCCAAACACTGATGTATTCAATGGTTAAAAATGGGGAGTTGGATCATCTGGTTGCTGAACGTGTCTGGCAGGAGTGGCAACGCAGTTTGCAAGAGAAAAATCCTGATGTATTCATTACTGTCCTTCGCTCTTGCGGGGCTTTGCGGGTCATATTACCTGAATTAGATGTTTTATTTGGTATTCCCAATTGGCGCCGGTATCATGCGGAAGTGGATAGTGGAGTACACTCATTATTAGTATTGCGTGCTGCTGCTTCTTTGAGTCAGGATCCTGAAATTCGATTTGCGGCTTTAATGCATGATTTAGGGAAAGGTAATACTCCAATGGCCATTTGGCCTGCGCAATATGGACATGAAAAACGTGGTCAGGAGATAATTAAGGCTTTATGCCAACGTTTACGAGTTCCGGTGGATTACCGCAAATTTGCAGTGATGGTTTGCCGTCATCATTTAAATATCCATCGTTTCGCTAAGTTGCGAGCGAATACAATTGTGGCTATTCTTGAACGTACAGACGCGTTTCGACGGCCACAATTATTTCAAAAATTATTAATCGTGTGTGAAGCAGATGCTAAAGGGAAAGGGAAGGAGTCATCTCAATACCCAGAAGCTGTACGCTGGCAAGAAGTGCTGACCGAATGCATGAAAATTGAAGCTAAATCTCTTATAGCCGAAGGATATCGAGGAGAAGCAATTAAATCTGCATTACACGAGCGCCGAGTAAATCAGGTAAAATTAATGCTTGGTTTGGAATCTGGTAAAGCATGA
- the orn gene encoding oligoribonuclease, with product MKNNQNLIWIDLEMTGLDPERERIIEIATVVTDARLNVLAEGPVLAVHQEEALLASMDDWNTRQHHQSGLVKRVRESEVSEAQAEELTLTFLSQYLDQGQSPMCGNSICQDRRFLYKYMPKLAAFFHYRNLDVSTLKELAARWHPKILSGVTKQSKHLALEDIKDSIAELAYYRQHFMQVPDESM from the coding sequence ATGAAAAACAATCAAAACCTCATTTGGATTGATTTGGAAATGACCGGCCTTGACCCTGAGCGGGAGCGCATTATTGAAATAGCGACTGTTGTAACAGACGCTCGTTTAAATGTGCTTGCGGAAGGACCCGTTTTGGCTGTGCATCAAGAGGAAGCGCTTCTTGCTAGCATGGATGATTGGAATACCCGCCAGCATCATCAATCTGGTTTGGTTAAACGAGTACGGGAAAGTGAAGTTTCCGAGGCTCAAGCAGAAGAACTGACGTTAACATTTCTCAGTCAATACCTTGATCAGGGGCAATCGCCCATGTGTGGTAACAGCATTTGTCAGGATCGTCGCTTTTTATACAAATACATGCCAAAACTTGCAGCATTTTTTCATTATCGTAATCTGGATGTAAGTACGTTGAAAGAATTGGCTGCACGCTGGCATCCGAAAATTTTAAGCGGTGTGACAAAGCAATCCAAGCATTTGGCTCTGGAAGATATTAAAGATTCTATTGCTGAATTGGCTTATTATCGTCAGCATTTCATGCAAGTACCTGACGAGTCGATGTAG
- a CDS encoding cytochrome o ubiquinol oxidase subunit IV codes for MSFGLEQKCLKYYILGFGLSILLTSISFSVVMLLNLTHDIIKIIIIFSAIAQVIVHFVFFLNIKSFVKSMSWLALIYTFILIFILVGASIWIMGHLNHRMMSHEPPYMDNHYPSP; via the coding sequence ATGAGCTTTGGATTGGAACAGAAATGCCTGAAGTACTATATATTAGGGTTCGGTTTATCAATTCTGTTGACAAGCATTTCTTTTAGCGTAGTCATGCTTCTCAATCTCACTCACGACATTATAAAAATAATCATTATTTTTTCAGCGATCGCACAAGTTATCGTTCATTTTGTATTTTTTTTAAATATAAAATCATTCGTTAAGTCGATGAGCTGGCTAGCACTTATTTATACATTTATTTTGATTTTTATTCTGGTAGGGGCCTCTATATGGATTATGGGGCATTTAAACCACCGCATGATGAGTCATGAGCCTCCCTACATGGATAATCATTACCCATCACCATAA
- the cyoC gene encoding cytochrome o ubiquinol oxidase subunit III, with product MHHKALPTTTMWHTIITTRILGFWLYLMSDCVLFAALFATYAVLSTSYAGGPSGHELFNLNTVLLETLCLLTSSFTYGLSLLAVKKNNTQRMIGWLMLTFMLGTVFISMEINEFYRLIIEGNGPQRSAFLSAFFSLVATHGFHVVIGLLWIIIMIGQILKKGLTSNTKIRLVLLGFYWHLLDVIWVFIFTLVYLLGTL from the coding sequence ATGCATCATAAAGCCCTACCCACTACAACGATGTGGCACACCATTATTACCACCCGAATATTGGGTTTTTGGCTCTATTTAATGAGTGATTGCGTATTGTTTGCGGCTTTATTTGCAACTTATGCTGTTTTAAGCACCAGTTATGCTGGTGGGCCATCAGGCCATGAGTTATTTAATCTCAACACCGTCTTGCTTGAAACTCTTTGTCTATTAACAAGTTCCTTTACGTATGGCCTTTCTCTGCTGGCGGTTAAAAAAAACAATACACAGCGTATGATAGGTTGGCTTATGTTGACTTTTATGCTGGGCACCGTCTTTATCAGTATGGAAATTAATGAATTTTACCGTCTTATCATAGAAGGAAATGGACCACAACGAAGTGCATTTTTATCCGCTTTTTTTAGTTTAGTTGCAACCCACGGTTTTCATGTTGTAATAGGATTACTTTGGATAATCATCATGATTGGTCAAATACTTAAAAAAGGGTTAACGTCAAACACCAAAATTCGCTTGGTTTTACTTGGTTTTTATTGGCATTTATTAGATGTGATATGGGTTTTTATATTCACGCTCGTCTATTTGTTGGGAACATTGTAA
- the cyoB gene encoding cytochrome o ubiquinol oxidase subunit I, whose translation MLGKLSLAAIPYNSMIIMIAFGGMILFFLIFLILITYFGKWKLLWTEWFTSVDHKKIGVMFIVVALIMGFRGFIDSVMMRTHLALSYGASQGYLAPEHYSQVFTGHGVIMIFFMAMPFIMGLINIIVPLQIGARDMAFPFMNALSLWLLIAAAILVNISLGIGEFAKTGWVAYPPLSELPYSPGVGVDYYIWSLQIAGIGTLLSGINFVVTILKLRAPGMTLMKMPLFIWTALGTSILIIGAFPILTVDLALLALDRYLGMHFFTSTAGGNMMMYVNLFWAWGHPEVYILVLPAFGIFSEIVSCFSQKSLFSYSSMVYSTMAITIISYLVWLHHFFTMGGGGTVNAVFGIATMIIAIPTGVKIFNWLFTIYRGRLRFAIPMLWSLAFLITFVIGGMAGVMLAIPSADFVLHNSEFVVAHFHNVIIAGTIFGAIAGFTYWFPKVYGFTLNETLGKTGFWFFILGFYITFMPLYVLGFMGMTRRLYHYDIPAWKLPLFISACGVVFIGIAVFCLILQVIVSFIRQKHHLDVTGDPWNGRSLEWSRPSPVPHYNFAYIPSIDARDDFWVKKQNNRTYLRPETYHDILMPKNTSASFYIGALSLVFGFAMTWHIWWLSISSLLGILLTLLIRLSQDDIYYYIPVNEIKKIEEQHHQRMRANDDVRGHHAS comes from the coding sequence ATGTTAGGAAAATTAAGTCTTGCAGCAATACCTTATAACAGCATGATTATTATGATTGCATTTGGTGGCATGATTCTGTTTTTTCTTATTTTCTTAATATTAATTACATACTTTGGCAAATGGAAGCTTCTCTGGACTGAGTGGTTTACTTCGGTCGATCATAAAAAAATTGGAGTTATGTTTATTGTTGTTGCCTTGATTATGGGATTTCGTGGTTTTATTGACAGTGTCATGATGCGCACCCATCTTGCTTTATCTTATGGAGCATCTCAAGGTTATCTAGCTCCAGAACACTATAGTCAAGTCTTTACCGGCCATGGTGTAATTATGATTTTTTTTATGGCCATGCCATTCATCATGGGATTAATCAACATCATTGTCCCATTACAAATTGGTGCCCGTGATATGGCATTTCCTTTTATGAATGCGCTGAGTCTATGGTTATTAATTGCAGCAGCCATTCTTGTCAATATCTCACTGGGCATTGGTGAATTTGCAAAAACAGGATGGGTCGCGTATCCACCCTTATCTGAACTTCCATACAGCCCTGGCGTCGGGGTAGATTATTATATTTGGAGCTTGCAAATTGCAGGAATAGGAACACTGTTAAGTGGCATCAATTTTGTTGTAACCATTTTAAAACTTCGAGCCCCTGGAATGACGCTTATGAAAATGCCACTATTCATTTGGACTGCTCTAGGCACCAGCATTTTAATTATTGGGGCATTTCCAATTCTAACGGTGGATCTTGCCTTATTAGCCTTGGATCGCTATCTGGGAATGCACTTTTTCACCAGTACGGCCGGCGGTAATATGATGATGTACGTTAATTTATTTTGGGCGTGGGGTCATCCAGAAGTTTATATTTTAGTTCTCCCCGCCTTCGGCATTTTTTCAGAAATTGTAAGTTGCTTTAGTCAAAAGTCATTGTTCAGTTACTCTTCTATGGTTTATTCAACCATGGCCATTACTATTATTTCTTATCTGGTGTGGTTACATCATTTTTTTACGATGGGTGGTGGTGGCACTGTGAATGCCGTATTTGGCATCGCTACTATGATTATTGCCATTCCCACTGGGGTAAAAATTTTTAATTGGTTATTCACAATTTATCGTGGCCGGTTACGCTTTGCTATCCCCATGCTATGGTCGCTGGCTTTTCTTATTACTTTTGTCATTGGCGGGATGGCTGGTGTAATGCTTGCTATTCCTTCTGCCGATTTTGTTTTGCACAACAGTGAATTTGTAGTCGCTCATTTTCATAACGTCATAATAGCTGGAACCATTTTTGGCGCTATCGCCGGCTTCACTTATTGGTTTCCCAAGGTCTATGGCTTTACATTGAATGAGACCTTGGGGAAAACCGGATTTTGGTTTTTTATCTTAGGGTTCTACATTACCTTTATGCCGCTTTATGTACTTGGTTTCATGGGCATGACTCGACGCCTCTATCATTACGATATCCCTGCCTGGAAATTGCCTCTATTCATTTCAGCTTGCGGGGTTGTATTTATTGGCATTGCTGTTTTTTGTCTTATCCTGCAAGTGATTGTCAGTTTCATCAGGCAAAAGCATCATCTTGATGTAACAGGCGACCCCTGGAATGGCAGAAGCCTCGAATGGTCACGGCCTTCGCCTGTCCCTCATTATAATTTTGCTTACATCCCATCCATTGATGCTCGCGATGATTTTTGGGTTAAGAAACAAAACAATCGTACTTACCTAAGACCCGAAACCTACCATGACATCCTCATGCCCAAAAATACCTCCGCCAGCTTTTATATTGGTGCATTAAGTTTGGTATTTGGGTTCGCTATGACTTGGCATATATGGTGGTTATCCATTTCAAGCCTTTTAGGCATTTTATTAACGCTGTTAATTCGTTTATCACAAGATGATATTTACTATTATATCCCTGTAAATGAAATAAAAAAAATTGAAGAACAGCATCACCAACGGATGAGAGCAAACGATGATGTAAGAGGGCATCATGCATCATAA
- the cyoA gene encoding ubiquinol oxidase subunit II gives MARSIQYKDVKANRQQSAEFRPFFPILMTSCKFIGLWSMIFLGGCHTAVILNPSGQIGASEKTIIIVAAILMLIVVLPAIFMTFLFAWKYRESNKTSTYKPRWQFSRTIEITIWLIPAIIITILSILVWITSHTLDPYQPLKSDHNPLTIQVISLDWKWLFIYPKQQIATINQLVLPTNVPIHFRLTSDSVINSFFIPQLGSQIMTMAGMQTQLFLIANKPGTYHGISANFSGLGFAHMNFKTIVATNNQFERWVNKVRRNTNNTLDYQQYEQLAKPTINNPVEYFSPIQSNLFFEIIHKNMTQK, from the coding sequence ATGGCCAGATCAATACAATACAAGGATGTTAAGGCCAACCGCCAGCAATCGGCTGAATTTAGACCATTTTTTCCAATATTAATGACCTCTTGCAAATTCATTGGATTATGGTCCATGATATTTCTTGGTGGCTGTCACACAGCCGTAATACTTAATCCTTCAGGCCAAATCGGCGCCAGCGAAAAAACCATCATCATCGTCGCGGCCATATTAATGCTTATTGTCGTTTTACCTGCTATTTTCATGACATTTCTGTTTGCCTGGAAATACAGGGAATCTAATAAGACATCCACTTACAAACCAAGGTGGCAATTTTCCAGAACCATTGAAATCACGATTTGGCTTATTCCCGCTATCATTATCACTATCCTTTCCATTCTAGTTTGGATTACTTCTCACACTCTGGATCCTTACCAGCCACTGAAATCCGACCACAATCCCCTTACCATTCAAGTCATCTCTTTAGATTGGAAATGGCTTTTCATTTATCCTAAACAACAGATAGCTACCATTAATCAGCTTGTACTTCCAACCAATGTTCCCATCCATTTTCGCCTCACTTCGGATTCAGTCATTAATTCATTTTTTATTCCCCAACTGGGCAGCCAAATCATGACCATGGCAGGCATGCAAACTCAATTATTCCTCATTGCCAATAAGCCCGGTACTTATCATGGTATTTCTGCCAATTTTAGCGGGCTTGGTTTTGCCCACATGAATTTCAAAACCATTGTAGCCACCAACAACCAATTTGAACGCTGGGTGAATAAGGTCAGAAGAAATACGAACAATACTCTTGATTACCAACAATATGAACAACTTGCAAAACCGACTATAAATAATCCTGTTGAATATTTTTCACCAATACAATCGAACCTGTTTTTTGAAATTATCCATAAGAACATGACTCAAAAATAA
- a CDS encoding heme biosynthesis HemY N-terminal domain-containing protein, with product MIRVLFIFILLLASVWLGLQLQQDPGYILVAINHWTLETTLWVAVVGLILFFFFFYLLISTLNWILRIPASWKRWLAKRRSQKAQMKTRQGLIEFSEGYWVQAKNHLIKALPDADTPLLNYLTAARAAQEMGDNKLRDDYLRQAQQSMPEAKIAVELTQAQLQLANRQWEQALATLKHLQTLAPQHPYVLKLLMHLYEEVRDWPQLINLLPELKSNQVISADTYKRLQQHTYLQAMSDMIKQNQLQLLEEYFSSLPKVLKHDPELIALYCRFLIENQKYPQAESLLRHSLSKQFNEELIMLYGQIKDDVAQLDFAESLLGEHPHSAALLLCLGRLSQIKNLWGKAKTYLENSIALSATPAAYAELGKLLEHLNDENGACVAYRQGLLLVVQ from the coding sequence ATGATTCGTGTTTTATTTATTTTTATCTTGCTGCTCGCTTCTGTCTGGCTGGGCTTGCAATTGCAACAAGATCCAGGCTATATCCTGGTCGCCATTAACCACTGGACTCTGGAAACCACTTTATGGGTTGCCGTCGTGGGTTTGATTCTCTTTTTTTTCTTCTTTTATTTACTCATTTCTACCTTAAATTGGATCTTACGCATTCCTGCCTCATGGAAACGTTGGTTAGCCAAACGGCGTTCGCAAAAAGCGCAGATGAAAACTCGCCAAGGTTTAATAGAATTTAGTGAAGGCTACTGGGTACAAGCAAAAAATCATTTGATTAAAGCACTGCCCGATGCGGACACCCCTTTATTAAATTATCTAACTGCCGCACGTGCCGCTCAGGAAATGGGAGATAATAAACTTCGTGATGATTATCTGCGCCAAGCACAACAATCCATGCCAGAAGCCAAAATAGCTGTTGAATTAACGCAAGCGCAATTGCAACTCGCCAACCGTCAATGGGAACAAGCGCTGGCCACGCTCAAACATTTGCAAACATTAGCCCCCCAACATCCTTATGTATTAAAACTATTAATGCACCTTTATGAAGAAGTCAGAGATTGGCCACAATTAATCAACCTACTGCCTGAATTAAAAAGTAATCAAGTTATATCAGCGGATACTTATAAACGTCTGCAGCAACATACTTATCTACAAGCCATGTCAGATATGATTAAACAAAATCAACTGCAACTGCTTGAAGAGTATTTTTCGTCTTTACCTAAAGTGTTAAAACATGATCCCGAATTAATTGCTTTATACTGCCGTTTTCTAATAGAAAACCAAAAATATCCACAAGCTGAGTCCTTATTGCGCCATTCTCTTAGCAAACAATTCAACGAAGAATTAATCATGCTTTATGGCCAAATCAAAGATGATGTCGCTCAATTGGATTTTGCCGAATCCTTGCTTGGAGAGCATCCCCATTCAGCAGCTTTATTATTATGCCTTGGCCGTTTGAGTCAGATAAAAAACTTATGGGGCAAAGCTAAAACGTATCTGGAAAACAGCATTGCATTGAGTGCTACCCCAGCAGCTTACGCAGAACTGGGAAAATTACTTGAGCATTTAAACGATGAAAACGGCGCTTGTGTCGCCTATCGCCAAGGCTTACTGTTAGTCGTCCAATAA
- a CDS encoding uroporphyrinogen-III C-methyltransferase, producing MANSNEANTQLSSSDPKLEHPETPNQRRDVSTRFVSLPWFTLIIILALIALGGALYAIYANTQLHQQMTVQNNSLLTALNTIKQQQTENTNQAQATINTLQQAQNTLKDKLTLLEKNLHSAMQQRFYQTKDWMLLKARYYLQLAQINAHWSNNTQTTIALLQQADKLLSITHDQRLFAVRQAIAKEITEAQAIPDVDIAGLLSRLDAAQNLVNTIPIKKSVIPSDDKQQETPSDTTPSAWRERLKESVGLLEKLVVIRRHDETMQPLLTTTQEAMLRENIRLNLQEAQWAILQNNETIYKIALNQALKSIQNSFKQNAPTTKALIIQLQAMQQASLIQKKPTIETSLSLLNQFIESNDSQADESTLKGDNS from the coding sequence ATGGCCAACAGCAATGAAGCTAACACCCAATTATCTTCAAGTGACCCCAAATTAGAACATCCGGAAACGCCAAATCAACGTCGTGATGTTTCAACAAGATTTGTTTCATTACCATGGTTTACGCTAATCATTATTCTTGCCTTAATTGCCCTTGGCGGTGCTTTATATGCGATTTATGCAAACACCCAGCTACATCAACAAATGACGGTTCAGAATAACTCATTATTAACTGCGCTGAATACAATCAAACAACAGCAAACAGAAAATACCAACCAAGCTCAAGCAACCATAAACACCCTGCAGCAAGCACAAAATACGTTAAAAGACAAACTTACTCTTTTGGAAAAAAACCTTCACTCCGCCATGCAACAGCGCTTTTATCAAACCAAAGACTGGATGCTTCTTAAGGCTCGTTACTACCTTCAATTGGCACAAATAAATGCTCATTGGAGTAATAATACGCAAACAACCATTGCATTATTACAACAAGCTGATAAATTACTCTCCATAACGCATGATCAGCGCTTATTTGCAGTCAGACAAGCCATAGCAAAAGAAATAACAGAAGCGCAAGCCATTCCTGACGTAGATATAGCTGGTTTGCTAAGTCGCCTAGATGCGGCCCAAAATTTAGTTAATACTATCCCTATTAAAAAATCCGTTATTCCATCCGATGATAAACAGCAAGAGACTCCAAGCGATACAACACCTTCTGCATGGAGAGAACGATTAAAGGAAAGTGTTGGATTATTGGAAAAACTGGTTGTGATTCGCCGACATGACGAAACCATGCAACCCTTATTAACCACCACACAAGAAGCCATGCTTCGTGAAAATATTCGGCTGAATTTACAAGAAGCGCAATGGGCCATTTTGCAAAATAACGAAACCATATACAAAATAGCTTTAAATCAGGCACTCAAAAGCATTCAAAATTCATTTAAACAAAATGCTCCAACCACCAAAGCACTCATTATTCAATTGCAAGCCATGCAACAAGCGTCTCTTATCCAGAAAAAACCTACGATTGAAACCTCTTTATCATTGCTCAATCAGTTCATCGAATCCAATGATTCACAAGCTGATGAATCTACCCTAAAGGGAGATAACTCATAA